The uncultured Subdoligranulum sp. genomic sequence GCATCATGCAAGGCGACAATGAACTGGCGAAATCTATCTTTAGAGGCTTCGCGCAATTCAGTGAGGACGACTGGCGAAAGCTGCGGGACTTGATCGACACGTTCCTGGCCGGTGCCGTTCCTGCCGAAATCATGGAGCAGCGCATGGACGCTATGGCCCGTCAGCGTCTGGAGGACGGCCTGGGAGCTGAAAACGCCGCCTTCATGTATGGCTACGCGCTCGGCCTCGGTGAGCGTGACGGCAAAGAAAAAGGCGGCGACCAATAAGGCCGCCGCCTTTTCTATTTGTGCAATGTTATCCTCTGCACAAAATTGTACACCCGCCGTAGTATGTCCGCATCTGCGTTTTTCAGCAGCGCCTTAATGGCCCGCCGGTATTCTTCCCCGTTCATGGGACGTCGCCTCCTTTATTCGACTATACGCCCCATTTTTTCCTTGCGCAATGTTTTTATCTTTTATTTCTCTTTTTTGAGAAATATTCTATCATTTTCTTGTTTTTCTCTTTTTAGGTGCTATTTTTATTTTAATGGGCTGTCAAATAGTTTGCACATCCTTGTGTGGGTAGCTTCCGCGATTTTTTCCAGCTGATCCAGGCGCGGTACAGTTTGCCCGTTCTCGATCCTGTTTATTGTGCTGCGGCTGATCCCCGTCAACTTCTCCAGCTGCTGGAGCGTCAGCCCCCGCTTTTGCCTGGCCTCCCACACATATATGCGCACAGCAGACCCTCTTTCAAAAAATAATAGCCGCCCCCCTGCGCCAACAGGTGAACGGCCAAAAGAACGCGCCGCGCGGCTTACGCTGCACTCCACGCCCCACAGCAGAGAGTATAGCACAAAAACGCCGCGCGGCATAGTACCTTTGTACATTTTCGCGGGGTGTTTTTATGTTATACGGAAACCCACAAAATTATGCCTGGTTCCGCGCCCGCGTCGTCCTGTATATTCGCGTTTCCACGGATGAACAGGCGCGGCATGGCTACAGCCTCGGTGCGCAGCGTGAGGCGCTGCACGAATTTTGCGACACCTTCCAGTGCCAGATCGTTGCAGAATACAGCGACGACGGCGTGAGCGCCCGCAAGGAAATGCGCCGCCGCCCTGGCTTGCTGCGTGTTCTGGACGTTGTGAAATCCGGCGGCGTTGACTATGTCCTTTTCATCAAGCTGGACCGCTGGTTCCGCAGTGTCCGGGAATATTACCGCGTGCAGGATATTCTCGACGCCGCCGGGTGCGGCTGGAAAGCGATCCTGGAGGACTACGACACCAGCACCACAAACGGACGCCTAAATCTAAATATCCGCCTTTCTGTTGCCCAGGACGAAAGCGACAGAACGGCGGACCGTATCAAGTTTGTATTTTCCGAACGTGTCAAAAACGGCGGCGCGATCTATGGCACCCGCTCTCTTCCTTTCGGGCTTGAAACAAAGGATCACCGCGTCCAGGTCATAGAGGACAAGGCCGACGTGGTGCGCGGTATGTTTGACCACTACGAAAGCACCACCAGCACGCGGGATACCCGCTTTTGGCTGCGGGATCGTTTCGGCGTCGATCTTCCCTATAATACAATCCGTAATATGCTGCATAACAGTCTATACTGTGGGGAATATCGCGGCAACAGGTCATACTGTCAGCCCATCATATCCCCGGAACAGTTCCGCCGGGTCCAGGAAATTCTGGCAAGGCAGTCCGCCGGTCACACAAGGCAAAGCGTTCACCAGTATGTTTTTACCGGGCTGCTTCGTTGCCCCGTGTGCGGTTGCACCCTCAAAGCCTACCCTCAAAAAGATTATAAATTTAATCGCGTGTATCTCCGCTACCGTTGCAGCCAGCACTGGACCGACCACCGCTGCACGTGGAAGTCTACCCCCTGGGAGCCTCGCCTGGAGGATTGGCTGCTGGATCACATCCAGCCGCAGCTCGACGCCTACCTGGCCCGGTTCGATGTCCAGGAGGAAAAGCGGCGGCGGGCGTCTGTTGACGTTGGCGCGATCCAGCGCAAGCTGTCCAGGCTGCAGGACCTCTATGTGGACGGCATGATCAGCCGGGCGTCGTACGATGAAAAATACCAGGCTCTGATCTCCCAGCAGGAGGCCGCCCAGGAAGCGCAGCTTTCAGCGACAGCCGCGCGCGATCTGGAGCCGCTGCGGCAGCTTCTCGCCGGTGACTTCCGCAGCATCTACAGTACCCTGTCCCCTTCCGAACGGCACACGCTGTGGGCCTCCGTTATAGATCACATTGTGGTAAAGTGCGCCGGGTACGGCCAGTTTGACCTCGACGTTGTTTTTTTACCGTAACATACTATTAACACACCGCCCCGCCGGGGACGGGCAAGAGTATGCTGGCAAAACGGCTGCCCGGCATTCTACCGCCGCTCACCTACGAGGAATCCCTGGAGACCAGCGCCATCTACTCGGTGGCCGGCCTTCTGCGCGGCGGGGACGGACTGATCCGGGAACGCCCCTTCCGCAGTCCCCACCACAGCGTCAGCTCCACCGCCATCGTAGGCGGCGGCACCTACCCCCGTCCCGGTGAAGTCAGCCTGGCCCACAACGGGGTTCTGTTCCTGGACGAGCTGCCGGAATTTTCCCGGGATACACTGGAGGTGCTGCGTCAGCCGCTGGAAGACGGCAAAGTCACCGTCAGCCGTGTGCACGGCACGGCATCCTACCCCTGCCAGTTCATGCTGGTGGCTGCCATGAACCCCTGCAAGTGCGGATATCTGGGCCATCCCACCCGGGAATGCACCTGTACCCCCAGCGCCATTGCCCAGTACCGCCGTCGGATTTCCGGCCCGTTGCTGGACCGCATCGATCTCCATGTGGAGGCACTGCCTGTGGAATACGATGAACTGGCTGCCCGGCAGGGCGGCGAATCCAGCGCGGCGGTGCGTGCCCGGGTGATCGCATCCCGCACTTTGCAGCAGGAGCGCTACTGGGACCTGCCCGGTGTACGCTGCAACGCCCAGCTGCCCGGAAGCGCACTGCGCCGGTATTGCCCCATGACCCCCGCGGCAGAAACGATTCTGCGCGGTGCCTTTGAGCGGCTGGGGTACAGCGCCCGGGCCTACGACCGCATTCTCCGGGTAGCCCGTACGGCTGCCGACCTGGATGGCAGCGAGGTACTGGACACCGCTCACCTTTCCGAAGCGCTGCAGTATCGCAGCCTTGACCGCAAATTCAATTTCTGAACAGTACAGCCCCGCAGGCCTGTGGCTTGCGGGGCTGTATTTTATGATTGCTGCTGCAGGATATCCAACAGAGCCCGGGCGCTTTTGCGCCAGCTGTACCGGGCCAGCAGCTGGGCGGCATCCTGCCTGGGAGGTGCGACATCGTCCACGTAGCCGCGGTTGGTTTTCAGATCAATATATCCGGCGCAATCGCCGTAGATTTCCCGCATGCACGGTGTGTCGCTGACATAGATACGCGGCGCACCGCAGGCCACAGCCTCCAGCGGCGGAATGCCGAATCCCTCATACAACGTGGGGAACAGGAAGGCCTTGCAGTGGTGCATCAGCGCCTTGGCCTCCCCGTCCGAGACATACCCGAGGTACACCACATTGGGCAGGTTTGCCAGCTCCAGACGTTTGGCTTCCGCCTCCAGGCTGCCGCCGCCCGCGATGGCAAACACCGCATCGGGTTTGTTGCGGGCTGCCCGCAGCACCCAGGGGAAGTTTTTATTCTTGAGCAGATTTGCCATGCTGAAGTAGTATTCGCCGCGGCGCAGGCGGGGCGATTTCGCGAAGATTCCTTCGTCGGGGGCGATGCGCTGCATCTGCTGCCAGGCGTTGTAAACCACCGAGATCCGCTCCGGCTGCACACCATAATAGCGGACGATCTCACTTTTGGAGAATTCCGACACGGTAATGATATGCTCCGCCGCGGCCGCAATGCGCCGGTACTGGAACCGGTGCCAGGCAGCGCTGAGTCTGCCCCGCAGGTCGGTATAGAAATCCGGCCGCGCCCGGTAGCATACGTCATGCACCACCGCAATGCCCCGGAATCCAAACACGGGGATCACGTTGCAGGTGGCCAGACCTTTCGCGCCGCGCTGCCGCAGATATGCGGGGTAATCCCGCTGCTGCCATGCGAGACCTTTCCGGGTGCCGAATGTGACGGTTTTGATGTTTTCATACACCGGGGCACGCACATCGGGCGGCGTGACCACCTCCACCATGCCGGCCGGCACGATGGCATCCAGCGCCGAAAGCAACTCGATGGAATAGCGCTGAATGCCTGAAATACGCTGTCCGAAGAAAGAGCCGTCCACAGCCCATACCACTTGTTCCATATCTTCTCCTACCTGTCAAGCGGCAGCGTTCAGCCCCGCATAGTGTTCTTTAAAACGCAGAATCCGCGCCACGCTCTCCTCCAGGCGCTCCTCCGGGATGGTGCCGTTCTGCACCGCCCCGAGTACCGCATCAAACGCTTCCTCCAGTCCGGCCGGCATCAGAAGCAGGTCATTGCCCGCGAGGAATGCCTGCACGGCCGCCTCCCCTGGTTCATACTGTTCCGTGATGGCACCCATGGCAAGGGAATCGGTGACAAGCAGTGCATCCTCCCCTGCCAGCAATTCACCCCGGAGAAGATCCGTGACCATGGTTTTGGAAAGCGAAGCCGGCGTATCGCCTGTGCCCATTGCCGGGGCCGCAATATGTCCCACCATGATGGCACGGGGTGCTTCGGTTGTCTGTCCCTCCGCCGGGAGGAACGGCAGGAATTCACACCGCATCATCTCCGTGCGGGTCTTTTCCGTAGTTGCCAGACCGCTGTGGCTGTCCTGTGCCGTATCGCCATGTCCCGGGAAATGCTTGAAGGTGGGCAGAATACCTTCCGACTGCAATCCCCGTGCCATGGCCCAGGCCATATTGGCAGCCGCCTCGGGTTCCTTTGAGAACGCCCGCGCACCGATCACCGTATTGTCCGGATTGGTCCAGACATCCGCCACCGGGGCAAAATCCATGTTGAAACCATATAATTTCAGATAGGCGCCGATGGTCTGCCCCATTTCCAGCGCCGCTGCATCATTGCCGGTGTTTCCCACCGACAGCGCACTTTCATATTGTGGAAGATCAAACACCGGCTGGTTGGCAAGACGTGCCACCCGGCCGCCCTCCTCATCCACAGAAATCAGCAACGGAATTTCACTGGCCTGCTGCAAGGCGGCATTGAAATCCGTGATCTGCTGCGGATCCCGGATATTCTTGCCGAACTGACAGATGCCTCCCACCGGGTATTCTTCCAGCGTATGGCGCATTTCCTCCGTCAGCGACTGTACGCCTTCCGCCTTGTCATCGTCTATTTCCGCCTGCGGCAGGCTGAAATCCAGCGCGTCCGGGCGCACCATAAAAAGCTGCCCCACCTTCTGGCGCAATGTCATCCGGGAAAGCAGCGGTTCATCGGCAGGCGTTTTCTCCGTGGCTTCTGAAGTCACTGGCTGGGGTGACGGCGCGGCGGAGGACGGTGCCGATTCCGCCTTGCAGGCACACAACGACCATAGAACTGCGAACAATACTGCACCCAGTCGCCGCTTTCTCCTGCGCATCCTGCCGCCCCCTTTGGTTGATATTATACCATGGGCAATCCCATCAGGGCAAGCATGGCAGAACAGACAAAGCCTTCGCGCCTGCCCGGCACGAAGGCTCTGGTTTTATTCTTCCTGGTCGGCGTCCGCGTAGTCGTCCTTACCGCCCACCGGATGTTCCGCCACAATGGTATCCTCTTCCGCCGCCGATTCGGCGGTGGCTTCGGTAGCCTGCAAGCTTTCCCGCGTCACAGCAAAGGCATTCTTGTAGTCGGCGCTGGCTTCATACACCAGGTCCGGCGCGCCGCTGGAGGCAAGATAGCACAGCGTCGTATCAGCGTCCGCCAGATTTCCGAACCGGACGGTCAGTTCGGAGCCATCCGTAAAGGTCGCAGTCACCGTCACGTCCGGCGTGTCCAGGCCATAGGCACTGTCCGCCTGGGGCGCAGTGATGGTCCAGTCCGTCTTCACACCACAGACCGTGTTGGCCATTTTCTTCACGGCATCCTGATCGAGGTCGTAGTCGGGATCATCGGTCAGCGTCCAGGTTCCGTCCGTCTGGGTAAAGCCGAGATCGCCCACCTGCATGGCAGCCACATCGTCTATCGTCTTGTCGGTCAGCGTCTGCGCTTTATAGAGATCCTTAGGATCCTTGCAGAGCCCTGCCAGATTGGTCTGCGTCACGGTATATACCGTATCGTTTTCATCATAGACGTAATAGATATCCGCCACATCGTTGGCCAGATCCACCGTGAGGGTGCGTGTATTTTCCCCGCTGGTGATGGAAAACTCCATCAGCGGTGTATCGCTGCGCGCCGGGATCTCGGCCAGTTCCTCCGGCTGAAGCTGACGCGTTGCGGTGAGAGTGGCGAACTTTTCGATCAGGGACCCGGTCACCTCCTGGTCCAGCGGCAGAGTGGGATCATCCTGCAATACCCAGTCCCCGTCGCCCTGCCGGATCAGCGTTTCTTCCACGCTGTCATCGCGGTAGGAAACCTGATCGATGGCATCCACAGAAAAATCACACAGCGGGATCTCTGCCTGCTGTTCCCTGCTCTGGGACCATTGCAGCAATACCAGCAGTACAGCCAGTACCACCACCCCCGCCGCCAACAGCAGCAGCGGCATCATTTTTTTCCGATTCACAGGCTGTTCTCCTTTTTATCGGCGGCGACGGATCAGGCAGATCACGACGCCTGCAATCAGGCTGACAAGGGGCAGCACAAAGATAAACACCAGCCCCAGTCCGATCATGGCCCCGTTGGGCACAGTCAGGCTTTCGGCGCTCAGGCTCTTGCTGCTGATCACCGCCGTAGTCTGTTCCCCGTTGAACCAGTTGGCCAGACTGCCCAGCATCTGGGCATTGCCGCCCGAAACGCTCTGGTTCGTGGCGGAGAGCAGTGCATTGGGGCAGTTGATCCAGACCACACGCGCGCCGGTGGAGGAATTTTCCGCTGCCACCGCCACGGCGAAACTGCCCTCCGGGTCGTCGTCGGATTTTTCCACCGTCTCGGCATTGGCATAGTCCAGCAGCGAATAGGCTGCATCACTGGTGGAAAGCAGCGTGGTCAGCACATATTCGCTGTCCTCGCTCTGCACAATGCCCTGGGCGATGGGCATATACACCCGCATACCGCTCGTCATGCCGGCCAGCATCTCACAGCTGTTGATGTTGGGCATCAGATAGGTCTGCGGATACCCGTAGGGATAGTTGTCCGCATTGCTCTCCACCAGCAGGCCTGCCTGGCGGGTCATGCCGCAGGCCGCCATCACGGTATCCAGCTGCGGCGTATTGATGGTAAAGTCGGTGACCACCAGCAGCTTGCCGCCGCCCTGCACATAGGAGGTCAGCATGGCTGCCTCCGCCTCGGTCACATCGGCCAGCGGGGCATTGATCACCAGTTCGTCGGCATCCGCCGGGATGGAACCGGCCGTGGTCAGATTGAGCTCTTCCACCGCCACGCCGGCATTGCCCAACGTATCGGTAAAGTCGCTTTCCAGCGAGGTTTCCCCGTGCCCGGTCAGCTGGTACATCTTGTAACTGGTGGTGCGGATCACCTTGGCAATGCCTGCGGTCAGGCAGTTTTCCGCGTCAAACGTGTATTGGTAGGTGCCGTAATTGTAGTAGGCGTCCATGTCCATGGGGTACATGTCGTTGTAGCTGACCACATCATAGTTGTCCGCCGTGGTGAGCACCACACAGCCGGTGGACGCCCCGTCGTACGTTTCCGCAAAGGTGGGATAGAGCACCGGGTCCCGCTGCTCCCAGGTAAAATGGCTGCTTTCGTCGGCGTAGCGGTCCAGCAGCCGGGTAATGTTGCTGTCCTCCTGCCCCGAAATGGCAAGGTAATAGGCTGTCACATCGGTCTGCAGTTCATGGAGCAGGTTGGTACTTGTCTCGCTGAGGGTAAACAGCGAACTGGTGGATATATCGTACTGGGTGTACTTGCTGGGCAGCGCCCGCACCACCAGATTGAGCAGGATCAGCGCCGCCAGCAGCACCACCGCCAGCACCGATGCATACAAACCGTTGCGGAATGTTTTTTTGCTGCCGTGCAGGTTCTTCCAATGGATTTTCCAATTCATCTGCGGCACCTCCTCAGTTCCAGCGGCGGCGCTCGAGCGCCTGTCCCGTCAGGAACAGGAACAGCGCGATGACCGACAGATAGTAGACAATCGCCGGAATGCTGAACATGCCGCCCACAACGTCGTTGAAAGGCTCAAACAGCGCCAGCGCGGAGAGCACACTGTCAAAGGCGGAAAGCAGCCAGGTGGGCCGCACCACAAACAGTACCGCCAGTACCACACCACCCGTGCAGAAGACCGCACAGCCCGTCGTCAGGCTTTTGCAGAGTACCCCCACCAGGATGGAGGCGATCAGCAGCATCACGAGAAACACGATCAACGCCAGCAGGTTGCCGCTGGTGAACATGGTCTGGATACCGTTCATCAGATAGGTCACAATGAGGGCGCCAAACGTGGCCAGATAGGCAATGATCTGGTTTTCCGTCAGGGCGGAAATCCAGGTGCCGATGGACAGGCAGGCCGCCCCCAGCAAAAGGTAGGCCAGCAGCGCGCTGTATGCAGATACCAGAGAGACATTCCCGAATGCCAGCAGGATCAGCGGCATAAAAATCGCCACCACCATGGGCGCCGCGAATACCGCAAACTCTGCGAGGAATTTGCCCAGCACGATGGCAGGGATACTGACCGGGCTTGTCAGCAGGAGCTGGTCGGTTTTGTTGCGCCGTTCCTCGGCAAAGCTGCGCATGCTGATGGCCGGCAGCAGGAACAGGAGGATCATGGTGGTGGTATACAATACCGACGCAAAATCCGAGGACGCATACATCAGGTTGCGGTTGGTAAAATACAACCCGAGGAAAAACAGGCTGACCGCGGCCGTCACATAGCCGATCATGCCGGTAAAATAGGCCCGGGTCTCCCGCTTGAAGATTGCCGCCATATTACGCTTCCTCCTTTTCTTCGGGATGTTCCGTCAGCTGCAGGAACACGTCCTCCAGGCTCATGCTCTCGGCGCTCAGGTTCAGCACCGGGCAGTTGGCCCTGGCCAGCGCCAGCGACAGGGCCCCGCGCAGATCGGTTCCCGCCTCGCTGACTGCCGTAAAGCTGACTTCCCCGCCCTTTTCTGCAGTAACCCGAAGATTGCTCAATCCCGGGACGGTGGCGGCCGCTGCCAGCACTGCTTCCCGGCTGCCCTGGGCCGTGGCCGAAATGCTGCCTTTTGCCGCCAGCTTGCCGGCCAGTTCCTCCGGCGTGCCCTGGGCGATCAGTTTGCCCTGGGCAATGATCAGCACCCGGTCACAGACCGTCTGCACTTCGCTCAAGATATGGCTGGACAGGATCACCGTGTGGGTTTTGCCCAGATCATGGATCAGCGAACGGATCTCGATCATCTGGGCAGGGTCCAAGCCCACCGTGGGCTCATCCAGAATGATGATCTTCGGTGAGCCCAGCAGCGCCGCGGCAATGCCAACCCGCTGGCGGTATCCTTTGGACAGATTGCGGATCAGCCGCGCCTCCATCCCCTGCAGCCCGGTCCGGGCGCAGACTTTTTCCACGCTGGCGCGCCGCTCCGCCTTCTTGCGGACGCCCTTCAGTTCCGCCACAAAGAGCAGATACTCGGTCACCGTCATGTCCTGATACAGGGGCGGCTGCTCCGGCAGATACCCGATGCAGGCCTTGGCCGCAGCCGCGTCCTCCACAATATCATGACCGTCAATTTTCACCGTGCCGTCCGAAGCGGACAGATAGCCTGTGAGAATATTCATCGTCGTGGATTTGCCCGCACCGTTGGGGCCCAGCAATCCATAGATGCAGCCGTCCTCCACGGTGAAGCTGATATCATCCACGGCGGTATGCTTTCCGTAACGCTTTGTCAGATGAGTCACTTCGATCAAAGTGTTGTCCTCCTTTTGTGGGAATCCATGCAGGCAGCCCCTGACTGCCGTGCATATAGAGTTGATTATAGCTCCAAATTGTGAAAATTGTGAGACAGTCCGTTTACAGAGTGGAACCGATTTTTTGTTAAGGCCCCTCCTCTCCCGGCGGGACAGGCAAAGCCCGGAGCAAAACTCCGGGCTTTGTTCATACCAGTTCCACCCTGTAGGTTTCCAGCCAGTAGTTGAGCTGCAAAAACCAGGCGATGGTCTGCGGTGTAGTCATCAGCTGTCCATACCACGGCACCGGATTGTCGGCCCCCGAAGCCAGCAGTTTTTCCAGTGCGTCCGCCCGGATGATCCGCAGCAGCGGCGCCGCCGGGTCTTCCAGCACCTTGGTGAGTTCCGCCGATACCGCCGAGAGATATCCGGGATTCCAGGTTTTAGGATAGGGGCTCTTCTTGCGCCAGAGCACTTCCGGCGGCAGAACGCCGGTCATGGCCTCCCGCAGCAGCCCCTTTTCCTTGCCCTGGTAATCCTTGAATTCCCACGGCACCGAATAGAGGTATTCCGCAATGCGGTAATCACAGAAAGGCACGCGCACCTCGAGGCCGTTGTACATACTCATGCGGTCCTTGCGGTCCAATAGCGTCTGCATGAACCAGTGGAAGTTCAGGCTCATCATCTGGCGCATCCGCTGTTCCAGCGGGGAAAGCCCCGGCCGCACCGAGGTTTCGGCCAGCGTCTTCTGGTACTGGGCATCCACGAATGCCTCCGGGTCAATGCCGTCCAGCACGCCGGGTTTGATGAAGCTGGCGCGGTAGGTCGTGGACTGCGCCCAGGGAAATCCGTATTTCTCCCGCACGGTGGGATCCCGGTACCACGGGTATCCCCCGAAGATCTCATCGGCGCATTCTCCGGAAAGGGCCACCGTGGCGTGGGGCTTGATATACCGGCAGAAGGCCAGCAGCGAGGCATCCACATCCGCCATGCCCGGCAGGTCCCGGGCTTCCACCGCCTGATACAGTGCCGGCACCAGTTCCGGGGTGTCCAGCGTGATCCAGTGATGCTCGGCATGGAGGAAATCATTCATCATCCGGATAAAAGGCGCATCCGGCCCCGGCTGGAACTTGGTCTGATGGAAGTACCGCTTGTTGTCCTTATAGCCCACCGAGAAGGTTTTCAGGGTTTTGCCCTGTGCCGTAAACTGGGCATCCGCCACCGCGGAAATCAGGCTGGAATCCAACCCGCCCGACAAAAAAGTGGCCACCGGCACGTCGGACACCAGCTGCCGTTCGATGGCATCCATCAGCAGGTCCCGTACCTTATGGGCGGTGGTCGTGAAATCATCGGGATGCTCGTGGTCCACCAGCTGCCAGTAGCGATGCAACAGAAGCCGGCCACTGTCTGCCTCATAAATGCCGTACTGGCCCGGCAGCAGTTCCCGCACATTCTGGAACACACCGCTGCCCGGTATCCGCCCGGGCCCCAGCAGCAATATCTCTGCCAATCCGCCGGCATCGATGCGCGGCGGCACCGCCGGGTGCGCCAGCACCGTCTTGATCTCACTGCCGAAGATCAGGCTGTCCCGGGTCTTGGCATAAAACAGCGGCTTGACGCCGCACCGGTCCCGCGCCAGAAACAGCTTGCCCGCGTGGGCCTCCCATACCGCAAAGGCAAAAATTCCGTTGAAACGATCCACGCAGGAGGCGCCCCACTCGGCATAGGCATGCAGCAGGACCTCCGTGTCGGAATGTCCGATAAAGGTGTGGCCCCTGTTTTCCAGAAGGCTGCGCAGTTCCGTTGTATTGTACAGCTCCCCGTTATAGACAAGGGTATAACTCT encodes the following:
- a CDS encoding helix-turn-helix transcriptional regulator; translated protein: MESTLRQFRKTLKLSQEEVGRRVGVTGVAISRIESGDRPLTDRMALSLCKEFGLDYVWLTTGQGEMFASADDALGGIVDSIMQGDNELAKSIFRGFAQFSEDDWRKLRDLIDTFLAGAVPAEIMEQRMDAMARQRLEDGLGAENAAFMYGYALGLGERDGKEKGGDQ
- a CDS encoding recombinase family protein, with the protein product MLYGNPQNYAWFRARVVLYIRVSTDEQARHGYSLGAQREALHEFCDTFQCQIVAEYSDDGVSARKEMRRRPGLLRVLDVVKSGGVDYVLFIKLDRWFRSVREYYRVQDILDAAGCGWKAILEDYDTSTTNGRLNLNIRLSVAQDESDRTADRIKFVFSERVKNGGAIYGTRSLPFGLETKDHRVQVIEDKADVVRGMFDHYESTTSTRDTRFWLRDRFGVDLPYNTIRNMLHNSLYCGEYRGNRSYCQPIISPEQFRRVQEILARQSAGHTRQSVHQYVFTGLLRCPVCGCTLKAYPQKDYKFNRVYLRYRCSQHWTDHRCTWKSTPWEPRLEDWLLDHIQPQLDAYLARFDVQEEKRRRASVDVGAIQRKLSRLQDLYVDGMISRASYDEKYQALISQQEAAQEAQLSATAARDLEPLRQLLAGDFRSIYSTLSPSERHTLWASVIDHIVVKCAGYGQFDLDVVFLP
- a CDS encoding ATP-binding protein — translated: MEYDELAARQGGESSAAVRARVIASRTLQQERYWDLPGVRCNAQLPGSALRRYCPMTPAAETILRGAFERLGYSARAYDRILRVARTAADLDGSEVLDTAHLSEALQYRSLDRKFNF
- a CDS encoding glycosyltransferase family 1 protein, coding for MEQVVWAVDGSFFGQRISGIQRYSIELLSALDAIVPAGMVEVVTPPDVRAPVYENIKTVTFGTRKGLAWQQRDYPAYLRQRGAKGLATCNVIPVFGFRGIAVVHDVCYRARPDFYTDLRGRLSAAWHRFQYRRIAAAAEHIITVSEFSKSEIVRYYGVQPERISVVYNAWQQMQRIAPDEGIFAKSPRLRRGEYYFSMANLLKNKNFPWVLRAARNKPDAVFAIAGGGSLEAEAKRLELANLPNVVYLGYVSDGEAKALMHHCKAFLFPTLYEGFGIPPLEAVACGAPRIYVSDTPCMREIYGDCAGYIDLKTNRGYVDDVAPPRQDAAQLLARYSWRKSARALLDILQQQS
- a CDS encoding glycoside hydrolase family 3 N-terminal domain-containing protein; the encoded protein is MRRRKRRLGAVLFAVLWSLCACKAESAPSSAAPSPQPVTSEATEKTPADEPLLSRMTLRQKVGQLFMVRPDALDFSLPQAEIDDDKAEGVQSLTEEMRHTLEEYPVGGICQFGKNIRDPQQITDFNAALQQASEIPLLISVDEEGGRVARLANQPVFDLPQYESALSVGNTGNDAAALEMGQTIGAYLKLYGFNMDFAPVADVWTNPDNTVIGARAFSKEPEAAANMAWAMARGLQSEGILPTFKHFPGHGDTAQDSHSGLATTEKTRTEMMRCEFLPFLPAEGQTTEAPRAIMVGHIAAPAMGTGDTPASLSKTMVTDLLRGELLAGEDALLVTDSLAMGAITEQYEPGEAAVQAFLAGNDLLLMPAGLEEAFDAVLGAVQNGTIPEERLEESVARILRFKEHYAGLNAAA
- a CDS encoding DUF4340 domain-containing protein yields the protein MNRKKMMPLLLLAAGVVVLAVLLVLLQWSQSREQQAEIPLCDFSVDAIDQVSYRDDSVEETLIRQGDGDWVLQDDPTLPLDQEVTGSLIEKFATLTATRQLQPEELAEIPARSDTPLMEFSITSGENTRTLTVDLANDVADIYYVYDENDTVYTVTQTNLAGLCKDPKDLYKAQTLTDKTIDDVAAMQVGDLGFTQTDGTWTLTDDPDYDLDQDAVKKMANTVCGVKTDWTITAPQADSAYGLDTPDVTVTATFTDGSELTVRFGNLADADTTLCYLASSGAPDLVYEASADYKNAFAVTRESLQATEATAESAAEEDTIVAEHPVGGKDDYADADQEE
- a CDS encoding Gldg family protein, whose protein sequence is MNWKIHWKNLHGSKKTFRNGLYASVLAVVLLAALILLNLVVRALPSKYTQYDISTSSLFTLSETSTNLLHELQTDVTAYYLAISGQEDSNITRLLDRYADESSHFTWEQRDPVLYPTFAETYDGASTGCVVLTTADNYDVVSYNDMYPMDMDAYYNYGTYQYTFDAENCLTAGIAKVIRTTSYKMYQLTGHGETSLESDFTDTLGNAGVAVEELNLTTAGSIPADADELVINAPLADVTEAEAAMLTSYVQGGGKLLVVTDFTINTPQLDTVMAACGMTRQAGLLVESNADNYPYGYPQTYLMPNINSCEMLAGMTSGMRVYMPIAQGIVQSEDSEYVLTTLLSTSDAAYSLLDYANAETVEKSDDDPEGSFAVAVAAENSSTGARVVWINCPNALLSATNQSVSGGNAQMLGSLANWFNGEQTTAVISSKSLSAESLTVPNGAMIGLGLVFIFVLPLVSLIAGVVICLIRRRR
- a CDS encoding ABC transporter permease codes for the protein MAAIFKRETRAYFTGMIGYVTAAVSLFFLGLYFTNRNLMYASSDFASVLYTTTMILLFLLPAISMRSFAEERRNKTDQLLLTSPVSIPAIVLGKFLAEFAVFAAPMVVAIFMPLILLAFGNVSLVSAYSALLAYLLLGAACLSIGTWISALTENQIIAYLATFGALIVTYLMNGIQTMFTSGNLLALIVFLVMLLIASILVGVLCKSLTTGCAVFCTGGVVLAVLFVVRPTWLLSAFDSVLSALALFEPFNDVVGGMFSIPAIVYYLSVIALFLFLTGQALERRRWN
- a CDS encoding ABC transporter ATP-binding protein yields the protein MTHLTKRYGKHTAVDDISFTVEDGCIYGLLGPNGAGKSTTMNILTGYLSASDGTVKIDGHDIVEDAAAAKACIGYLPEQPPLYQDMTVTEYLLFVAELKGVRKKAERRASVEKVCARTGLQGMEARLIRNLSKGYRQRVGIAAALLGSPKIIILDEPTVGLDPAQMIEIRSLIHDLGKTHTVILSSHILSEVQTVCDRVLIIAQGKLIAQGTPEELAGKLAAKGSISATAQGSREAVLAAAATVPGLSNLRVTAEKGGEVSFTAVSEAGTDLRGALSLALARANCPVLNLSAESMSLEDVFLQLTEHPEEKEEA
- the asnB gene encoding asparagine synthase (glutamine-hydrolyzing); amino-acid sequence: MCGIAGQIGRDPRAIQGQYAAYCAMQRTMARRGPDQRGMYISGRAALIHARLAVVDLENGCQPMQLDWQGESYTLVYNGELYNTTELRSLLENRGHTFIGHSDTEVLLHAYAEWGASCVDRFNGIFAFAVWEAHAGKLFLARDRCGVKPLFYAKTRDSLIFGSEIKTVLAHPAVPPRIDAGGLAEILLLGPGRIPGSGVFQNVRELLPGQYGIYEADSGRLLLHRYWQLVDHEHPDDFTTTAHKVRDLLMDAIERQLVSDVPVATFLSGGLDSSLISAVADAQFTAQGKTLKTFSVGYKDNKRYFHQTKFQPGPDAPFIRMMNDFLHAEHHWITLDTPELVPALYQAVEARDLPGMADVDASLLAFCRYIKPHATVALSGECADEIFGGYPWYRDPTVREKYGFPWAQSTTYRASFIKPGVLDGIDPEAFVDAQYQKTLAETSVRPGLSPLEQRMRQMMSLNFHWFMQTLLDRKDRMSMYNGLEVRVPFCDYRIAEYLYSVPWEFKDYQGKEKGLLREAMTGVLPPEVLWRKKSPYPKTWNPGYLSAVSAELTKVLEDPAAPLLRIIRADALEKLLASGADNPVPWYGQLMTTPQTIAWFLQLNYWLETYRVELV